The following proteins come from a genomic window of Phacochoerus africanus isolate WHEZ1 chromosome 9, ROS_Pafr_v1, whole genome shotgun sequence:
- the LPCAT4 gene encoding lysophospholipid acyltransferase LPCAT4 isoform X2 — MSQGSPGDWAPLDPTPGPPAPPNPFVHELHLSRLQRVKFCLLGALLAPIRVLLAFIVLFLLWPFAWLQVAGLTEEQLQEPITGWRKTVCHNGVLGLSRLLFFLLGFLRIRVRGQRATRLQAPVLVAAPHSTFFDPIVLLPCDLPKVVSRAENLSVPVIGALLRFNQAILVSRHDPASRRRVVEEVRRRATSGGKWPQVLFFPEGTCSNKKALLKFKPGAFIAGVPVQPVLIRYPNSLDTTSWAWRGPGVLKVLWLTASQPCSIVDVEFLPVYRPSPEESRDPTLYANNVQRVMAQALGIPATECEFVGSLPVIVVGRLKVALEPQLWELGKVLRKAGLSPGCANTGAEPGRSQMISQEEFARQLQLSDPQMVAGAFSYFQQDASGLVDFRDVTLALAALDGSRSLEELTCLAFEVSSRNSPSTTRSTGSSSAPICALPRHQTPPPQAAPPPWPTGLCRPPSRRVTEHFDLPSSHWPTDSGQHQGPTLGLKPSSVLLDFFCYYYWFF; from the exons ATGAGCCAGGGAAGTCCGGGGGACTGGGCCCCCCTTGACCCCACCCCCGGACCCCCAGCGCCCCCCAACCCCTTCGTGCATGAGTTACATCTCTCCCGCCTCCAGAGGGTTAAG TTCTGCCTCCTGGGGGCACTGCTGGCCCCCATCCGAGTGCTTCTGGCCTTTATCGTCCTCTTTCTCCTCTGGCCCTTTGCCTGGCTGCAAGTAGCTGGCCTTACTGAGGAGCAGCTTCAGGAGCCGATTACAGGATGGAGGAA GACCGTATGCCACAATGGGGTGCTGGGCCTCAGCCGTCTGCTCTTTTTCCTGCTGGGTTTCCTCCGGATCCGAGTTCGGGGCCAGCGGGCCACTCGCCTTCAAGCCCCTGTCCTGGTTGCCGCCCCCCACTCTACTTTCTTTGACCCCATTGTTCTGCTGCCctgtgacttgcccaaagttgtGTCTCGAGCTGAGAACCTTTCCGTTCCTGTCATTGGAG CCCTTCTTCGCTTCAACCAAGCCATCCTAGTATCCAGGCATGACCCAGCTTCCCGGCGCAGAGTGGTGGAGGAGGTCCGTAGGCGGGCTACCTCAGGAGGCAAGTGGCCGCAG GTATTATTCTTTCCTGAGGGCACCTGTTCCAACAAGAAGGCTCTGCTTAAATTCAAACCAG GAGCCTTCATTGCAGGCGTACCTGTGCAGCCTGTCCTCATCCGCTACCCCAACAGTCTG GACACCACCAGCTGGGCATGGAGGGGCCCTGGAGT ACTCAAAGTCCTCTGGCTCACAGCCTCTCAGCCCTGCAGCATCGTGGATGTGGAG ttcCTCCCTGTGTATCGCCCCAGCCCAGAGGAGAGCAGGGACCCCACCCTCTATGCCAACAATGTCCAGAGGGTCATGGCACA GGCCCTGGGCATTCCAGCCACTGAGTGCGAGTTTGTAGGGAGCTTACCTGTGATTGTGGTGGGCCGGCTGAAGGTAGCACTGGAGCCACAGCTATGGGAACTGGGAAAAGTACTTCGGAAGGCTGG GCTGTCCCCTGGCTGTGCGAACACTGGGGCAGAGCCAGGCCGGAGTCAAATGATCAGCCAGGAAGAGTTTgccaggcagctacagctttctGACCCCCAGATGGTGGCTGGTGCCTTTAGCTACTTCCAGCAG GATGCCAGTGGTTTGGTGGACTTCCGAGATGTCACGCTCGCCTTGGCAGCTCTGGATGGGAGCAGGAGCCTAGAGGAGCTGACTTGCCTGGCCTTCGAG GTCAGTTCCAGGAATTCTCCCTCCACCACCCGCTCCACGGGAAGCTCTTCAGCACCTATCTGCGCCCTTCCCAGACACCAGACGCCTCCTCCCCAGGCAGCACCCCCGCCCTGGCCAACGGGACTGTGCAGGCCCCCAAGCAGAAGGGTGACTGAGCACTTTGACCTCCCCAGCTCACACTGGCCCACAGACTCAGGGCAGCACCAGGGGCCCACCCTGGGCCTCAAGCCCAGCTCTgtcctgcttgattttttttgttattattattggtttttttaa
- the LPCAT4 gene encoding lysophospholipid acyltransferase LPCAT4 isoform X1, whose product MSQGSPGDWAPLDPTPGPPAPPNPFVHELHLSRLQRVKFCLLGALLAPIRVLLAFIVLFLLWPFAWLQVAGLTEEQLQEPITGWRKTVCHNGVLGLSRLLFFLLGFLRIRVRGQRATRLQAPVLVAAPHSTFFDPIVLLPCDLPKVVSRAENLSVPVIGALLRFNQAILVSRHDPASRRRVVEEVRRRATSGGKWPQVLFFPEGTCSNKKALLKFKPGAFIAGVPVQPVLIRYPNSLDTTSWAWRGPGVLKVLWLTASQPCSIVDVEFLPVYRPSPEESRDPTLYANNVQRVMAQALGIPATECEFVGSLPVIVVGRLKVALEPQLWELGKVLRKAGLSPGCANTGAEPGRSQMISQEEFARQLQLSDPQMVAGAFSYFQQDASGLVDFRDVTLALAALDGSRSLEELTCLAFELFAEEQAEAPGRLLYKDGFSTILHLLLGSPRPAAMALHAELCQAGPRQGLSLCQFQEFSLHHPLHGKLFSTYLRPSQTPDASSPGSTPALANGTVQAPKQKGD is encoded by the exons ATGAGCCAGGGAAGTCCGGGGGACTGGGCCCCCCTTGACCCCACCCCCGGACCCCCAGCGCCCCCCAACCCCTTCGTGCATGAGTTACATCTCTCCCGCCTCCAGAGGGTTAAG TTCTGCCTCCTGGGGGCACTGCTGGCCCCCATCCGAGTGCTTCTGGCCTTTATCGTCCTCTTTCTCCTCTGGCCCTTTGCCTGGCTGCAAGTAGCTGGCCTTACTGAGGAGCAGCTTCAGGAGCCGATTACAGGATGGAGGAA GACCGTATGCCACAATGGGGTGCTGGGCCTCAGCCGTCTGCTCTTTTTCCTGCTGGGTTTCCTCCGGATCCGAGTTCGGGGCCAGCGGGCCACTCGCCTTCAAGCCCCTGTCCTGGTTGCCGCCCCCCACTCTACTTTCTTTGACCCCATTGTTCTGCTGCCctgtgacttgcccaaagttgtGTCTCGAGCTGAGAACCTTTCCGTTCCTGTCATTGGAG CCCTTCTTCGCTTCAACCAAGCCATCCTAGTATCCAGGCATGACCCAGCTTCCCGGCGCAGAGTGGTGGAGGAGGTCCGTAGGCGGGCTACCTCAGGAGGCAAGTGGCCGCAG GTATTATTCTTTCCTGAGGGCACCTGTTCCAACAAGAAGGCTCTGCTTAAATTCAAACCAG GAGCCTTCATTGCAGGCGTACCTGTGCAGCCTGTCCTCATCCGCTACCCCAACAGTCTG GACACCACCAGCTGGGCATGGAGGGGCCCTGGAGT ACTCAAAGTCCTCTGGCTCACAGCCTCTCAGCCCTGCAGCATCGTGGATGTGGAG ttcCTCCCTGTGTATCGCCCCAGCCCAGAGGAGAGCAGGGACCCCACCCTCTATGCCAACAATGTCCAGAGGGTCATGGCACA GGCCCTGGGCATTCCAGCCACTGAGTGCGAGTTTGTAGGGAGCTTACCTGTGATTGTGGTGGGCCGGCTGAAGGTAGCACTGGAGCCACAGCTATGGGAACTGGGAAAAGTACTTCGGAAGGCTGG GCTGTCCCCTGGCTGTGCGAACACTGGGGCAGAGCCAGGCCGGAGTCAAATGATCAGCCAGGAAGAGTTTgccaggcagctacagctttctGACCCCCAGATGGTGGCTGGTGCCTTTAGCTACTTCCAGCAG GATGCCAGTGGTTTGGTGGACTTCCGAGATGTCACGCTCGCCTTGGCAGCTCTGGATGGGAGCAGGAGCCTAGAGGAGCTGACTTGCCTGGCCTTCGAG CTTTTTGCCGAGGAGCAGGCCGAGGCGCCTGGCCGCCTGCTGTACAAGGACGGCTTCAGCACCATCCTGCACCTGCTGCTGGGGTCGCCCCGCCCTGCCGCCATGGCTTTGCATGCCGAGCTGTGCCAGGCCGGACCCCGCCAGGGCCTCTCCCTCT GTCAGTTCCAGGAATTCTCCCTCCACCACCCGCTCCACGGGAAGCTCTTCAGCACCTATCTGCGCCCTTCCCAGACACCAGACGCCTCCTCCCCAGGCAGCACCCCCGCCCTGGCCAACGGGACTGTGCAGGCCCCCAAGCAGAAGGGTGACTGA